A genomic window from Patescibacteria group bacterium includes:
- a CDS encoding thioredoxin domain-containing protein produces the protein MENKQNILVPVSIIIAGLIIAGAIVGKDSFYKLLEKKPSPKTVVENVQETNENATKPVTANDKFKGYAKGLGLDQNEFDSCLDSGKYASKINETTQQANELSVNGTPTFFINGKLLVGAQPFEVFKAILDKELGITLDYPANIKTTIEGMKTANYFSETVQDIPISSADPIKGNADAPVTIVEFTDYQCPFCARHVIETLPQIQKEYIDTGYVKYILKDIPLLSLGHKNSPKASEASYCAKEQGKYWEMHDKIFETQAEWSPLATN, from the coding sequence ATGGAAAATAAACAAAACATTCTGGTACCTGTATCCATAATAATTGCCGGACTAATAATTGCCGGGGCTATTGTGGGCAAAGATTCTTTTTATAAATTGCTAGAAAAAAAACCCAGTCCCAAAACTGTGGTGGAAAATGTCCAAGAGACAAACGAGAACGCAACAAAACCGGTAACAGCAAATGACAAGTTTAAAGGATACGCCAAAGGGCTTGGGCTAGACCAAAATGAGTTTGATTCCTGCTTAGATTCCGGAAAATACGCATCTAAAATTAATGAAACAACCCAACAAGCAAACGAGCTTAGCGTAAACGGCACACCTACCTTTTTCATTAACGGCAAACTTTTGGTAGGCGCGCAACCTTTTGAGGTTTTTAAAGCTATACTGGATAAAGAACTTGGAATTACCCTAGATTATCCCGCGAATATAAAAACAACTATAGAAGGAATGAAAACGGCGAATTATTTTTCGGAGACTGTACAAGATATCCCTATTTCATCAGCAGACCCTATAAAAGGAAACGCGGACGCTCCCGTTACTATTGTGGAATTTACCGATTATCAATGCCCTTTCTGCGCAAGGCATGTGATAGAAACTTTGCCGCAAATACAAAAGGAATATATAGATACGGGATATGTAAAATACATTCTTAAAGACATTCCACTCTTATCTTTGGGACACAAAAACTCTCCCAAAGCGTCGGAAGCGTCATATTGCGCCAAAGAGCAGGGAAAATATTGGGAAATGCACGACAAGATTTTTGAAACCCAAGCCGAATGGTCCCCCCTAGCCACTAATTAA
- a CDS encoding glycogen synthase produces MKVLIVASECFPVVKVGGLGDVIGSLPKALKKAGLDVRIVIPGYQKILHTWCESQAQHHTGCGGEDKSRDFVIHYAGEAQKVILHQTVLPETDIPLYLIENEKYISSGGIYMDPSAFASSQEEIERFAFFSKAVVGLFVAREDVFFPDIVHCNDWHTGIISQLIKSEARYLELNRPATIFTIHNLANQGISSTDVVNKLDGEILSKSPYIKWDTADNNLDFIMQGILGSDVVTTVSPSYAEEIKTQEFGEGLNEVIKAKEARVFGVLNGIDKDVFNPKTDQYLKVNYSPEDLEAVLKGKSANKKLLQQELSLQEKSVPMIGLVSRLTNQKGIDIFVSSVDEMISMGFQIVILGTGDKAIENRIVSKMSEPELSGNCAGIIKFDEGVARRVYAAADFFAVPSRFEPCGLTQMIAMRYGAVPIVRAVGGLKDTVKEGETGFLFEGFNQSEFLSVIKRAKRVYDDKNLWGKIVGNCIAEDFSWDKSAQEYILLYAKALAFAQ; encoded by the coding sequence ATGAAAGTATTAATCGTAGCTTCCGAATGTTTTCCGGTTGTTAAAGTTGGCGGTCTTGGAGATGTTATCGGCTCTTTGCCCAAAGCCTTAAAAAAGGCTGGTCTTGATGTCCGTATTGTGATTCCCGGGTACCAGAAGATACTCCACACCTGGTGTGAGTCGCAGGCGCAACACCACACCGGGTGTGGTGGTGAGGACAAGAGCAGGGATTTTGTTATTCACTACGCGGGAGAAGCGCAAAAGGTTATCCTCCATCAGACAGTTCTTCCCGAAACAGACATTCCTCTTTATCTTATTGAAAACGAAAAATACATTTCAAGCGGAGGAATTTATATGGACCCTTCCGCTTTTGCGTCTTCCCAAGAAGAAATAGAGAGATTTGCTTTTTTTAGCAAAGCTGTTGTTGGGCTTTTTGTGGCAAGAGAAGATGTATTTTTTCCGGATATAGTTCATTGCAATGATTGGCATACAGGCATAATTTCCCAACTTATTAAATCCGAGGCGCGATATTTGGAATTAAACCGCCCCGCTACGATTTTTACAATTCATAATCTTGCCAATCAAGGCATTAGCTCAACTGATGTGGTAAATAAATTAGACGGTGAAATCCTTTCTAAATCTCCTTACATAAAATGGGATACGGCGGATAATAATTTGGACTTTATTATGCAAGGGATTTTAGGAAGCGATGTTGTTACCACAGTTTCTCCTTCCTACGCCGAAGAAATAAAAACGCAGGAGTTTGGCGAAGGGTTAAATGAGGTTATTAAGGCAAAAGAAGCGCGGGTATTTGGCGTTTTAAACGGTATTGATAAAGATGTTTTTAACCCTAAAACCGACCAATATTTAAAAGTTAATTACTCCCCAGAAGATTTAGAAGCCGTGTTAAAAGGTAAAAGCGCCAATAAAAAACTTTTACAACAAGAACTTTCTTTGCAAGAAAAATCTGTTCCGATGATAGGTTTAGTGTCCCGATTAACAAATCAAAAGGGAATTGATATTTTTGTCAGTTCTGTGGATGAAATGATAAGTATGGGGTTTCAGATTGTAATACTAGGTACAGGGGATAAAGCCATTGAGAATAGGATTGTTTCCAAAATGTCCGAACCCGAGTTAAGCGGGAATTGCGCGGGAATTATTAAGTTTGACGAAGGGGTGGCGCGCAGGGTATATGCGGCGGCGGATTTTTTTGCCGTTCCTTCGCGATTTGAGCCTTGCGGGTTAACGCAAATGATAGCAATGAGGTATGGCGCTGTTCCCATTGTTCGCGCCGTTGGCGGATTAAAGGATACGGTAAAAGAGGGGGAAACGGGGTTTTTGTTTGAAGGGTTTAATCAAAGCGAGTTTTTAAGCGTTATTAAACGAGCTAAGAGGGTTTATGACGATAAGAATCTATGGGGGAAGATAGTTGGCAATTGTATAGCGGAAGACTTTTCGTGGGACAAATCGGCGCAAGAATACATTCTTTTATACGCCAAAGCTTTAGCTTTTGCCCAATAA
- a CDS encoding response regulator, producing the protein METVKKILLIEDDLYTRELFEEILKDAGFVVTVALDGELGFNKMLEGGYDLILLDIIMPIMDGLEVLTKLKSATPKQKNGPVVMLTNLSHDPIIKDALSKGANGYLIKSDLTPETLVKKVRGFLE; encoded by the coding sequence ATGGAAACTGTCAAGAAAATACTTTTAATAGAAGACGACCTTTATACCCGTGAACTCTTTGAAGAAATCTTAAAAGACGCGGGATTTGTGGTTACGGTGGCTTTAGATGGGGAACTTGGGTTTAATAAAATGCTTGAAGGCGGGTACGATTTAATTCTTTTAGATATAATAATGCCAATAATGGACGGGTTAGAAGTTCTTACCAAGCTAAAGTCGGCCACTCCAAAGCAAAAGAACGGACCTGTGGTAATGTTAACTAATCTCTCTCACGACCCTATTATTAAAGACGCCCTTTCAAAAGGGGCAAATGGATATTTAATAAAATCTGACCTCACTCCCGAAACGCTTGTTAAAAAAGTTAGAGGGTTTTTGGAATAG